The Sphaerospermopsis torques-reginae ITEP-024 genome has a window encoding:
- the modA gene encoding molybdate ABC transporter substrate-binding protein: MLIAIGIPTLTSAPVVAQSNTNLLVSAAASMKDVLAEIKPLYQQSQPNVSITYNFGASGALQRQIEQGAPVDVFISAAKKQVDALEQKNLLVSGSRTVIAKNRLVLVVPGNVSGISSFYNLKDARVKKIAIGEPRSVPAGQYAQQVLQQLKIWDQIKSKLVFANNVRQVLASVESGNAEAGLVYSTDAKISNKVKVVVAADEKYHSPIIYPLAILKRSKNIDAAKNFSQFLASDKAKAVFKKYGFILP; encoded by the coding sequence ATGCTGATAGCAATTGGTATACCAACCCTGACTTCCGCCCCTGTAGTAGCACAGTCTAATACCAACTTACTGGTATCTGCGGCTGCAAGCATGAAAGATGTATTGGCAGAAATTAAACCTCTATACCAACAAAGTCAGCCAAACGTTAGCATTACTTATAACTTTGGTGCTTCTGGTGCGTTGCAACGACAAATAGAACAAGGTGCGCCAGTGGATGTTTTTATATCTGCGGCCAAAAAACAAGTAGATGCTTTAGAACAGAAAAATCTTTTAGTTTCTGGTAGTCGTACCGTCATTGCTAAAAATCGTTTGGTTTTGGTTGTACCAGGTAATGTTTCTGGTATTAGTAGTTTTTACAATCTCAAAGATGCAAGAGTCAAAAAGATTGCTATTGGTGAACCGAGAAGTGTACCCGCAGGGCAATATGCACAACAAGTATTACAACAATTAAAAATTTGGGATCAGATAAAATCAAAACTGGTTTTTGCTAATAACGTGCGTCAAGTTTTAGCATCTGTAGAAAGTGGAAATGCGGAAGCGGGTTTAGTGTATTCTACCGATGCCAAAATATCTAATAAAGTCAAAGTTGTAGTTGCGGCTGACGAAAAATATCATTCTCCAATTATTTATCCCTTAGCCATACTCAAACGCAGTAAAAACATTGATGCAGCTAAAAATTTCTCTCAGTTTTTAGCTAGTGATAAAGCTAAAGCTGTATT
- a CDS encoding squalene/phytoene synthase family protein — MDLRQDALQILKETSRTFYIPISILPSGLQEAVASAYLCMRAIDEIEDHPELDNATKAHLLRNISQTLQAGVDGFAVDAFAVGLKGYENSLAEVSLRVREWSILAPESIAPRIWDATAAMADRMAYWAERNWKIETESDLDRYTFGVAGAVGLLLSDLWSWYDGTETNRTQAIAFGRGLQAVNILRNNAEDLTRGVDFFPQGWHHEHLQKYARRNLALADIYTNSLPTGPALQFCQIPLALAHGTLEALANGKEKLSRSDVYALIENFLDVNVIAG; from the coding sequence ATGGATTTACGCCAAGATGCCTTGCAAATCCTCAAAGAAACCAGTCGAACTTTTTATATACCCATCAGTATTTTACCGTCAGGGTTGCAAGAAGCTGTAGCATCAGCCTATCTGTGTATGCGTGCCATTGATGAAATTGAAGATCATCCAGAATTAGATAATGCTACAAAAGCGCATCTGTTACGCAACATTAGTCAAACATTGCAAGCTGGGGTTGATGGTTTTGCGGTGGATGCTTTTGCTGTAGGATTGAAAGGTTACGAAAATTCTTTAGCAGAAGTGAGTCTACGGGTGAGAGAATGGTCAATACTAGCACCTGAGAGTATTGCCCCTCGCATTTGGGATGCAACAGCAGCAATGGCTGATAGGATGGCATATTGGGCAGAAAGAAATTGGAAAATAGAAACCGAATCTGATTTAGATCGTTACACATTTGGGGTGGCAGGTGCGGTGGGCTTGTTACTCTCAGATTTATGGTCATGGTACGATGGCACAGAAACTAACCGCACTCAGGCGATCGCTTTTGGTAGAGGTTTACAAGCTGTAAATATTTTACGTAATAACGCTGAAGATTTAACCCGTGGTGTAGACTTTTTTCCCCAGGGTTGGCATCATGAGCATTTGCAAAAATACGCACGTCGTAATCTGGCTTTGGCTGATATTTATACTAACTCTCTACCGACAGGACCTGCTTTGCAATTCTGTCAAATTCCTTTGGCCTTAGCTCACGGTACACTGGAGGCGTTAGCCAATGGTAAAGAAAAACTCAGCCGTAGTGATGTTTATGCTTTGATTGAAAATTTCCTGGATGTCAATGTCATAGCTGGTTAA
- the murG gene encoding undecaprenyldiphospho-muramoylpentapeptide beta-N-acetylglucosaminyltransferase: MPNARLKLLIAASGTGGHLFPAIALADKLQEYEIEWLGVPNRLETQLVPSQYPLHTIAVEGFQRGLSLASVGILFKLIGGILQVRRILKQGNFHGLFTTGGYIAGPAVIAARSLGLPVIFHESNALPGKVTRFFGPWCSAVAVGFDVAAKYLPGAKTVCVGTPVRSQFLAEEIAESLDLPIPDGAPLIVVFGGSQGAVAVNQLVRQSAPAWFEAGAYIVHLTGDRDPAADSLQHSQYISLPFYDNMAALLRRANLAISRSGAGSLTELAVCGTPAILIPYPFAAENHQSFNAAVFTEVGAALSFQQSELTAEILQKQVLDLLQSPADLTKMGEKAKAIATPDSADKLAALVREMLFNN, translated from the coding sequence ATGCCAAACGCACGGTTAAAATTACTCATAGCTGCTAGTGGGACTGGTGGACATTTGTTTCCGGCGATCGCATTAGCTGATAAATTACAAGAATATGAAATTGAATGGCTTGGTGTCCCCAATAGACTGGAAACTCAGCTTGTACCTAGCCAATATCCTTTGCATACCATCGCTGTGGAAGGGTTTCAACGGGGTTTAAGTCTTGCCTCTGTGGGTATCTTGTTTAAACTCATTGGTGGAATTTTACAGGTGAGACGCATTCTTAAACAAGGGAATTTCCACGGATTATTTACTACTGGCGGTTATATTGCTGGTCCTGCGGTGATTGCGGCTCGTTCTTTGGGTTTACCTGTGATTTTTCATGAATCTAATGCTTTACCTGGTAAGGTGACACGATTTTTTGGACCTTGGTGCAGTGCTGTGGCTGTGGGTTTTGATGTGGCTGCTAAGTATTTACCTGGTGCTAAAACTGTCTGTGTGGGTACTCCTGTGCGATCGCAATTTTTGGCTGAGGAAATTGCAGAAAGTTTAGATTTACCTATCCCTGATGGTGCGCCTTTAATTGTGGTTTTTGGCGGTAGTCAAGGTGCGGTAGCGGTGAATCAATTAGTGCGCCAGTCTGCTCCGGCTTGGTTTGAAGCTGGTGCTTATATTGTACATTTAACAGGCGATCGAGATCCAGCGGCGGATAGTCTGCAACATTCCCAGTATATATCATTACCATTTTACGATAATATGGCGGCTTTGTTACGACGGGCTAATTTAGCTATTAGTCGTTCTGGTGCGGGGAGTTTAACCGAGTTGGCGGTGTGTGGTACTCCAGCAATTTTAATTCCTTATCCTTTTGCAGCGGAAAATCATCAATCTTTTAATGCAGCGGTGTTTACTGAGGTTGGTGCGGCGTTGAGTTTTCAGCAGTCTGAGTTGACAGCGGAAATTTTGCAAAAGCAGGTTTTAGATTTGTTGCAATCTCCAGCAGATTTAACAAAGATGGGAGAGAAAGCAAAAGCGATCGCAACTCCTGATAGTGCTGATAAGTTGGCTGCTTTGGTGCGGGAAATGTTGTTTAATAATTGA